Sequence from the Thermococcus nautili genome:
GCCAATATCTCCCTACCCGGTTTACAAGACCCGCTACGAGGATGCGCTCTCAAAGATAGTCGAGAGCAGGGCCGGCAGGGTTCAGCTCAACGTACAGCTCGGCATCGAGATGGTCATGAACCTCTTCGACAGGAAGGAGCTGATTGAGCAGATACACGACATCGGCAGGCAGATAATCCAGAACAAGGACGTTATCAACGTGGTCTTCGTCAACGTCGAGGCCGTTGAGCGGGCTTCCTCCGAGGCCCTGCCCCTTCTGAGGGTGATGTTCCCCATGGTTCTCCAGCTCAGGGGCGGGGGTGAGACGTTTACCGTGAGAAAGAGTGTCTTCCCGAGACTCAGGGGAATAAGCGGGGAGGTGTGAGCAATGAACTTCCGGCGGAAGCTCCTCCTCTCCATTGCCCTTCCCCTCGTCCTCGTGCTTGTGAGTGCAATCCTCACCCAGCAGTTCGCCATGAGGGAGCTCACGAAGTCCCTGTCCTCGTCGGGGGCCTCTGTGCAGTCCGCCCTCAGCTCCCACGAGCAGGTTCTCTGGATGAGCGTGGGGATAATGGCCCTTACCGCCCTCGTCTCGGGAGGAATCGCCTACAGGTTGATGGGTTCTGCCCTCGAACCGGTCGTCGAGGTGACGCGCGTCGCCGGTGCAATCTCAGAGGGCCGGCTCAAAGAGGCTGAGAGGATGATAGAGAGAATCCGCTACCACGAGAGGGACGAGATAGGCCGGCTTCTTGACGCTTTTAGAGTCATCTCAACCGACGTCCTTGAGACGCTTGAGCTCATCGCGGAGAGAATGGAGAAGCTTGCTGAGGGTGACATTTCGGAGGAGCTGACCGCCCATGCCAAGGGAGATTTCGAGGAG
This genomic interval carries:
- a CDS encoding DUF257 family protein; the protein is MGIAEIVMTRRTSALVEHTSEDIVGYAFVKFLKETMDRYDGSMDVVVTDFVDALPVYLYQAELLGLDVDFIGNISVIKVGGKINVGNVLYKVPISPYPVYKTRYEDALSKIVESRAGRVQLNVQLGIEMVMNLFDRKELIEQIHDIGRQIIQNKDVINVVFVNVEAVERASSEALPLLRVMFPMVLQLRGGGETFTVRKSVFPRLRGISGEV